GGGCCGCCGGATCACCTTCGCCATTTGAAGATATACTTCCCGCCCGACGGCGGAGTCCGAGTCACCGGACGGATCGCCGAACGCCTGTTATCAGGACGACCGATTATGTCTGTAGAGGCGAGGACCACGGTAAGGGGCGCCCTACGCACGCGCGTTCGCGTCGGCGGCTCGCTGGCGATCGTCGTCGCCCTGTTGCTTTCCCTCGTGGTTGCGCCCAGTCATCCGACGGCCAGCGCCGGGGCTGACGCGTCGCAGCCGGGCGCGCCCAGCGCGATCGTGGTCTGTGTTGGGGCCGACGGCATCATGCACGCGGCCGGAGCGACTGGCACGTGCGCGTCCGGACAGACCTCCATGCGCCTGTCCCCCTCGACGACGGAGGGCGACTACGGCAATCCCTGGAACCCTCAGGCCGAAGGCGATAAAGCGTCACCGGCGAGCGTCGATCTCCTCGGCAGGCTGGAGGCACGCGCGACGGCGCTCGAAAACGGACCCTTGTTTGAAGTCCTGGACGGATCGGGGCGCCCGATTCTTCAGGTATTCACCGGCAAAGTCCTGATCCGCGCGGCCGACGGAGAGACGTTCGTCGAGCTGCGAGCCGCGGGGTCCGGCGGGTTCGTCACGGCAAGGGGGCAGGGCAGCCAGGAGGTGTCCTTTGGCGTGGCCGGAGATGCCGGCGGGCTCCTGTTGACCCAGGGTGGCCAGCGGCGCGCCGATTTCGGGCGACAACCGGCTGGGAACTACTCGCTTCGCGTCCTGGGGCCGGCCGGCCAGGCGGCGGCGATCGGCGAATCGCAAGCAGGAACGGGCGCGATGGTCATCGGCGACCCTGTGGGCCGCCTCCGCGCCATGATGTCGGTCGTCGACGGCAAGGGCAGCGTCCGTGTCCAGAATGCCGCGGGCGAGGCGGTGCTGGCCCTCACCGAAGGGGCGACCGGCGGCGGCCTGCTCGCGATCGGCGACGCGACGAGCGAGCCGATGGTGAAGTTCGGCGTCGCCCAGAATCGCTACGGCGTGGTGCTGGCGGGTCCGGTCTCCGGGTTTCCGCTGGTCCCGGGCAGCGGTTTACCGGGGAGCTACTTCCTCGGCTGTGCCGCCGCCGAGCAGTGCAGTCCGAGTGGTGGCGGGGGTCAACGATAAAGATGATGAAGCATTTTCGACTTGGGCTGGTCTTCGCGTCCGGGTGCGCGACCGCCGCGATGGCAGGCTGGATCACGACCGAGCTGCGAGCGCAGACCCCGGCGCCACCCAACGTCGTGCATGTGTGCGCGGCACCCGAGGGCGTGCTGCGTGTCACCCCGATCCGCTCGTTGTGTCCGGCCGGTCAAACGAGCATGTTCTTCAGACGATCCGCCGAGCCGCCACCGGCTCAGGCTCCCGACGAGACCCCGGGCACGACCGACGCGCGCGTCAAGGCGCTCGAACGGCGCATTGCGGAGCTCGAGGGTCAGGCGAAGCTGACCGGGCTGACGCGGCGTGTTCCTGTCCCGTTCGAAGTCATGGACCGCAATGGCAAGCGCGTCTTCTCCGTGAATGAGGACCGGGACGCCATCCTTTACAACCCCGGGGGCGACGCCGTGGTGCGATTGGGTGCGCGCACCACCGGTGGTTTCGTCCGCGCGACCGACGCGGCGCGAGCGCAGTCGGTGTTCATCTCCGCCGACCCGACCGAGAGCGGTCTTCAGATGGCTACTGGTGACACGATCCGCGCGAGGTTCGGAACGAAGAAAGATGGGGATTTCCGGTTGATGGTCTTTTCGAAAGACGGCAAGTCCCCGGTCGCGGCCATCGGCGAATTTCAACAACACGGAGGAGCGTTCGTCTTCGATCAAGCCGGCGAACGCGCCGGCATGTATGCGGAGGACGGACTCGGCAATGTCGTCGTCTACAACAAGCAGGTGATTCCGGTCGCGACGCTGACTGAAGGCAAGACCGCGGGCGGCTTGTTCGTGCTCACCAGCTCGAGTGGCGAGCGCATGGTCGCTGCCGGCGTGCAGCCAGAGGGATTTGGCGTCGTCCAGGCGGGGCCCGCCTCGTTCATGCAGGCCGCCGGCCTCGGGCTGCCTGGCAGCTACATCGCCGGAAAAGCGAAGTGAAGGGTCGTCTCGCCGGGCTGGCGATCGCGCTCGGCCTGGCACTGACTTCTGTGGCTCGTACGGGGACGATTCCAGCAGCGGCGCCCGCCATTCCGTTGTGCGCCGGCCTGACGGTCGTGACGGCCGTCAACGATCCCGACGGCGACTACGAGTCGATCAAGACGATCCTGGCGGTGACCGATAGCGAGGTCCGGGTGAAGTACTCGACCGAACGGATGGTCATGGACGATCTGGTCGATGACAAGCCGAAACTGCAGCAGACCAACCTCATTCGCACGGTGCGCCGGAGCGACCTCCGCAGTGCCACGCTCTACCTGCAGCAGTTCTCGCCCCTGCTTCCGGAGCTGATCCCAGAGACGACGGCGATCGGCACGTCAGCCACGGTGCTGAACGAGCTCAAGACGAAGGGCGAGACCTCGATGGGGATCTTCATCGGGTTCAACGTGCAGAAGCCCGGCATCGATCGCGAGCAGCACCCCAATGTCTACGACAACCAGGAAGTGGCGAGCGTCGCGCGGGTCGGCAAGGCCGCGGTGATGATGCCTGTCCTCTTGAACGACGTGCCCGTGTCACTTCCGGCGATCCAGGCGGCTGGGGATTTCTTCGGCGACCAGTCCGAGTTCTTCTTTCTCGACGACCCGGCGAATCCGCTCACGCTGAAGTTCCGAATCGGCATCGGCCACGTGGAAGCGATCTCCAAGGAAGAGGCCAAGGAGCTGGGCATCGAGCCGCGCCCGGCCGGGGACCGCGAGTCGCTGCAAGTGATCAAGATCACGACGCGCTGCGGCGGCG
Above is a genomic segment from Vicinamibacterales bacterium containing:
- a CDS encoding OmpA family protein; translation: MKGRLAGLAIALGLALTSVARTGTIPAAAPAIPLCAGLTVVTAVNDPDGDYESIKTILAVTDSEVRVKYSTERMVMDDLVDDKPKLQQTNLIRTVRRSDLRSATLYLQQFSPLLPELIPETTAIGTSATVLNELKTKGETSMGIFIGFNVQKPGIDREQHPNVYDNQEVASVARVGKAAVMMPVLLNDVPVSLPAIQAAGDFFGDQSEFFFLDDPANPLTLKFRIGIGHVEAISKEEAKELGIEPRPAGDRESLQVIKITTRCGGGPPESGGGPGAGGGAGAGAGGGAGAGTGDGAGGGSAIERELAESGRADVYSIYFTFNSDVIRPESDPTLKDIADVLKRHPDWKLGVNGHTDGLGRDDYNLDLSKRRAAAVRTALVGRYGVTAARLSTAGFGKSQPKDTNATLEGRAKNRRVELVKQ